The Micromonospora siamensis genome contains the following window.
GCCGCCTCGACGACGCCTTCACGGCCTTCCGTAACGGTGGACCACTGGTCGCGCCGCCGGGCGTGGAAGCGGCTCGGGCCGTCCACCGCCGCCGGCGTACCACCCGGATGGTGGTGGCGGGGCTGGCCGCCGTCGTGCTGGTCGCGACGCCGGTCCTGGCCCAGAAGCGGGGGTCCGATCCAGTGCCACCGCCACCGGCCACCCTGTCACCGTCCAGCTCACCGACTCCGACCCCGTCGTCGTCACCGTCGCCGTCCCCCACTGCCGGTACGCCGTCGGCGTCGGCGACCGCGAGCCCGTCGGCCACGGCGAGTCCCAGCGCCACCACCGCGCCGGACGGCCGGATCAGCAAGGCCATCCTGGGGAGCTCCACCCTGCGTCTGTCGGCCTGGCGCAGCGGCTTCACCGAGTGTCCTTCCGGTCAGGTGCGGTTCACCGGTGGGAGGGCGCAGCGGGCCGGCGTGCCCGACATGAGCGCGGAGATCCGCCAGACCGCCTATGCCGACGTGGACGACGACGGCGCCGAGGAGACCGTGGCGAGCGTCGTGTGCACCGGTCCCGAGATGAGCCAGACCAAGGTGGTGGTCTTCGACCGGGACGGGGCCGGTTCGGTCGTGACCATGGGTCAGGTGGTCGACGACGGCGGTGACATCGTCCGGATCGACGCCTTCGGTGTGCGGGGTGGGGACATCCGGGCCGAGGTACTCGACTACGTCGAGGGTGAAGGCGTACCGGTCGGAGTCGCCCAGCGGCAGTGGCGGACGTACTCCTGGACGGGGAGCGGCTTCTCCCAGACGGGCGGGCCAACCAGCTTCCCACCCAATCCACACGTCACCGACCTGTCGCTCAGCGGCGGCGACGTGACGCTCGAACCCGTCGACGCCGAGCGCTCGGCCGGTGACCTGGCGTTGGTCGTCCGGAACAAGGGGCCGGTACACGCCGACCGACTCGAGTTGGACGTGACGCTGGTCGATCCCTTCACGGTCGCCGCGGTGCCCTCGTTCTGCACCGCGTCGAGCTACCAGTCCTACCGGTCGTACACCTGCGTCCTGCCGGCGTTGGCGGCCGGTGCCGAACGGACGGTGAGCCTGCCGGTCACCGCGCCGTCGTCGGCCTCGCCGATCCAGTACACCGCCAGTGTGGAGTGGAAGCCGCCGAACGACTTCCGGTATCCGGAGCCGGACGGCGCCAGGGACGACAACGCGATCACGCACCGGCTCAGCGCGAAGTGAGCCAGCCGTGGTGGCGGGTCGGCTCCGGCCGGCCCGCCACCACGCGGTAGTGACAGGTTGCGGACACCGATCCGCTGAAACCATCGGCAGGTCAAGGGGTGTGTTCCTCGTAGACGGACCGCTGCGTCCGGCCATCCGGCC
Protein-coding sequences here:
- a CDS encoding COG1361 family protein produces the protein MSEPNMRRLDDAFTAFRNGGPLVAPPGVEAARAVHRRRRTTRMVVAGLAAVVLVATPVLAQKRGSDPVPPPPATLSPSSSPTPTPSSSPSPSPTAGTPSASATASPSATASPSATTAPDGRISKAILGSSTLRLSAWRSGFTECPSGQVRFTGGRAQRAGVPDMSAEIRQTAYADVDDDGAEETVASVVCTGPEMSQTKVVVFDRDGAGSVVTMGQVVDDGGDIVRIDAFGVRGGDIRAEVLDYVEGEGVPVGVAQRQWRTYSWTGSGFSQTGGPTSFPPNPHVTDLSLSGGDVTLEPVDAERSAGDLALVVRNKGPVHADRLELDVTLVDPFTVAAVPSFCTASSYQSYRSYTCVLPALAAGAERTVSLPVTAPSSASPIQYTASVEWKPPNDFRYPEPDGARDDNAITHRLSAK